One window of Chloroflexota bacterium genomic DNA carries:
- a CDS encoding nuclear transport factor 2 family protein gives MNDIEAQVIQAENDLLGSLRTGDLARGVGMHLNSPEYRNIWNGEMKTYSELSARIAAAMGKGLASIDYQVASREMFILDESNVMATLVATETTHMNTGESKTSGKTIISILWRKIDDKWRLGYLHASEEPQDTANPVWKETSQ, from the coding sequence ATGAACGACATAGAAGCGCAGGTTATTCAAGCCGAGAACGACCTCTTGGGTTCTCTCAGAACCGGCGATTTAGCCAGGGGTGTGGGGATGCATTTGAACTCGCCAGAGTATCGAAACATTTGGAACGGCGAGATGAAAACATACAGCGAATTGAGCGCGCGCATTGCCGCCGCCATGGGCAAGGGTCTTGCATCCATTGATTACCAGGTCGCCAGTAGAGAAATGTTCATTCTCGATGAATCCAATGTTATGGCGACCCTGGTCGCGACCGAAACAACCCATATGAATACCGGCGAATCGAAGACTTCAGGCAAGACGATCATTTCCATCCTTTGGCGTAAGATAGATGACAAGTGGCGGTTAGGGTACTTGCATGCGTCCGAGGAACCGCAGGACACGGCGAACCCGGTCTGGAAGGAGACCAGCCAATGA
- a CDS encoding nuclear transport factor 2 family protein: protein MTEQDKRNLEAVRRMYRGDAEENATISREIVWHVPGHNPVSGDYRGYDEYTQVMPSRMAPLTRWDFELEDVMVNGNYVVATFNLKGTRKGHHVDLRGAHIMRLNDQGQVGEGWGFTDDQDALDKFFLA, encoded by the coding sequence ATGACCGAACAGGACAAACGAAATCTTGAAGCCGTGCGCCGCATGTATCGCGGTGACGCCGAAGAAAACGCCACGATCTCACGCGAGATTGTCTGGCACGTTCCCGGGCACAATCCTGTCTCCGGCGATTATCGCGGCTATGACGAATACACCCAGGTCATGCCGTCGCGTATGGCGCCGCTGACGCGCTGGGATTTCGAACTCGAGGATGTGATGGTCAACGGCAATTATGTTGTGGCGACTTTTAATTTGAAAGGTACGCGCAAGGGGCATCACGTTGATCTGCGCGGCGCGCACATCATGCGTCTCAACGATCAAGGTCAGGTTGGCGAGGGTTGGGGATTTACGGACGATCAAGATGCGTTGGATAAATTCTTCTTGGCTTGA